The sequence below is a genomic window from Streptomyces sp. NBC_00289.
CGTGGTCATCTCAGGCTCCGTTCCGGTTGCCCAGGGCGTCCGCGTTGGGAGCGGCCTTGGCCACCAGGTTCGGGACGACGGAGGTCAGTTCCTCCGGTGTCCACCGGGACTCCGTGCTCGCGGCGGGGCCGTTGACCCACCCCTCCAGGACCGTGATGCGGCTGCCGACGACGCCGAACACCCGGCCGGTGACCTCGCGGGAGGCGGCCGAGCCGAGCCACACCACCAGCGGGGAGATGGCCTCCGGGGTGAGGTCCTGGGCCTCGGCGGCCCGCTTCATCATCTCGATGTCCTCGGTGAGCCGGGTCAGCGCGGTGGGCGCGATGGCGTTCACCGTCACGCCGTAGCGGGCGAGTTCGGCCGCGGCGATGAGGGTGAGGCCGGCGATTCCGGCCTTGGCCGAGCCGTAGTTGGACTGGCCCGGGTTGCCGAAGATGCCGGACGGGGACGTCGTGTTGATCACCCGGGCGTCGTTGGCCAGACCGGACTTGGCGCGCTCGCGCCAGTAGGCGGCCGCGTGGTGCAGGGTGGCGAAGCTGCCCTTGAGGTGCACGGCGAGCACACTGTCGAAGTCCCGCTCGGTCATCGACACGATCATCCGGTCGCGCAGGATGCCCGCGTTGTTGACCAGCACGTCGAGGCCGCCGTAGGTGTCCACGGCCTGCCGGACCAGGTGGGCGGCACCGTCCCAGGAGGAGATGTCGTCGGCGTTGGCCACCGCCTCGCCGCCGGCCGCGACGATCTCGTCCACCACGCTCTGCGCGGGCCCGGCCGAGGCACCCGCCCCGTCCCGCCCGCCGCCCAGGTCGTTGACCACGACCTTCGCGCCGTGCGCGGCGAACGCCAGTGCGTGCGCCCGCCCGATGCCGTTGCCGGCGCCGGTGACGACGACGACACGGCCGTCGACCACTCGTTCAGACATACTCAGCTCCTTGGTGACAGTGACGGGTCGGCCTCGGCGAGCAGGACCCGCGGATCCTCGCCGCCGCAGGCACACCTGCCGGTGACCACGCGGCCCGCGATGCCGAGCGGCGTCTCGGGCAGCGACGACGTGCGCTGCTCGCCCGCCGCCACGAACAGCTCCCCGTCCCGTTCGCCGATCCGCCACTCGGCGGCGTTGACGTGCCCGCCACGGCGCTCGGGGCACTCCAGGGCGAGAGCCGGTCCGACGGCCGTGATCAGGGCGGCGGGGACGCCCAGTCCGCGCAGTACCGGCAGGGCGGCGGGCCGGGCCAGGACGACGGACGTCGACCGGAACATCTCGGCGATGTCGGCGGCGCCCGCGAGTCCCTCCAGGGTCTCGGCGGACAGCCCGATGACCGCGTGCGGGTTCAGTTCGCGGTGGAAGACCGCGGTGCGGCGGTGGTCCCAGCCCATCGCCTCGGCGATGCCGTACGTCACCTTCAGCTCGCGCAGGGCGCCGATCACGGCGTGACCCCAGAAGCCCTCGAAGCCGGAGTTGTTGAGCAGGGCCCGCTGCCCGGCGGCCAGGCCGTGCCCGCGCAGGCCTTCGGTGACCCACACGGTGTCCCGGGCGAGTTCCGCCCAGGTCAGCTCCATGTCGGTGGTGCCGTCGGCGGCGCGGAAGCGGACCAGGTAGGCGAGTTCGGGCCGGTCGAGGGTCTTCGCCCGGGCGAGGGTGTCGGCGCGTGCCATCAGCTCTTCACCACCCGGGGGAACTTGGCGACGCTGGTCATGGTCTTCAACAGGTCCTCCTCGGTGCGCATGTCGAGCACCGGCTTGACCCCGGTGCGCTCGCGCACGGCCGCGCCCAGCCGGCCGGCCAGGGCGTCCACGTCGTCGGTGAGATGGGGGTCGTAGCCGACGCGCAGCCGCAGCTCGTCGACCTCGCGGCGGTCCCGGACGATCTGGAAGACACCGGCGGCCGTCTCCGGCTGGTCCTCCACCGCCTGCCAGATGTCCCGCAGGACCACGGACCGCCCCTGGACCAGCGTCTCGTCACCGCGCCGCCCCGCCACCCACATGCGGGCGTGCGTGCGCCCACAGCCGCAGGTGTCGCGGGACAGCCGGACCAAATCCTCGCTGCGGTAACGGATCAGCGGGGCGGCGCGGTTGTCCAGGTCGGTGGCGACGAGTTCGCCGAGGTCCGTCTCGGCGGTGTCGCGCCAGCCGTGTTCGCCGACGTCCACGCACTCCGCGAAGACGGTGTCCTCCCAGAGGTGGAAGCCGTCGTGCTCGCGGCACTCCCACGCGGTGCCGGTGTCGGCGGCGCTGGTGTACTCGTAGACGTCGATGCCCCAGTCGTCGCGGATCCGCTCGCGCATCTTCCGACTGAGGGGCTGTCCGGCGCAGGAGGCGCCCTTGAGGGAGGAGAAGGCCTCCTTCAGGTCGACCTGCTCGGCCAGCCGCTCCAGCTCCACCATCTGCGGATACATCATCTGGAGGTAGGCCGGGCGGTAGGTGCGCAGGGCCTCGACGACCTCGCGCATGTTGCCGAGCCAGGTGTTCACCTCGATGACGACCGCGCCGAGCGCCTGGTAGCCGGAGTCCATGAAGTTGCGCATGGTGCCGGGCGGACTGAGCACCCGGTCGCCGGGGCGCAGGCCCAGCTCCCATAGGTCACGCACCTGCGCGGTCACCAGCGGCGGCGCGTCCTGCCAGATCTCGGCGAAGAACTCCGGGGCGCCGGTGGTGCCCGAGCTGGAGGAGACCGAGGTCAGCTCCTCCGCGGGGACGCACAGCAGGCCGCCGAAGGGGTCGCCGGTGCGGGCCCGGCTGGCGCGCACCATGTCCTTGGTGATGAACGGGACGCGTGCCCGGAAGTCCTCCAGACAGCGGACGTCGCGCGGGTGGACCCCGTGCTCGTCCCAGAGCTCACGGTAGAAGGAGGAGTTGGCGTAGGCGTACTCGACGAGTTCGACCACCCGCTCCTCCTGCCGCGCCCGCAGCTCCTCGCGGGGCATGGTCTCCACCTGTGGCTCGAAGTACCTGTCACTGGTGTCCCTGTCGTCGACCATGTCGCCTCCTCGCGGCTCAGCTCACCAGATCTTCCAGCTATCAGCGCAATCAGTCAACCAATTCGACGGATTCGAACCCGGACCTCGCGTTCTGGCCGCATATATAGTTAACTATTAACACTCATTAGACCTCTTGGAGGGTGCTGTGAAGATCGTTGTCTGTGTGAAACACGTGCCTGACGCGGGCGCGGACCGCACCTTCACCGAGGACGGCACCACCGACCGCGAGTCGGCGGACTCCCTGCTGTCCGAGCTCGACGAGTACGCCGTCGAGCAGGCCCTGCGGATCGCCGAGTCGGGCGTCGACGCCGAGATCAGCTATCTCACCGTCGGTCCCGAGGACGCACGGGACGCGCTGCGCAAGGCGCTCGCCATGGGCGGCGACTCGGCGATCCATGTGAGCGACGAGGACATCGAGGGCAGCGACGCCTTCGGCACCTCACTCGTCCTGTCCCGGGCCATCGAGCGGCACGGCTTCGACCTCGTGCTCTGCGGGATGGCCTCGACGGACGGCACGATGGGCGTCGTACCCGCGCTGCTGGCCGAACGGCTGGGTGTCCCGGCGGTCACCCACGTCGAGGAACTGACGGTCGAGGGCGGCACGGTGAGCGGCCGCCGCGAGGGCGACAGCGCGACCGTACGGATCGACGCGGCCCTGCCGGCCGTGGTGTCGGTGACCGACCGTTCCGGCGATGCCCGATACCCCTCCTTCAAGGGGATCATGGCCGCGAAGAAGAAGCCGGTGGAGACCCTCGACCTCGCCGACCTGGGCATCGCCCCCGCGCAGGTCGGCCGCGGCGGCGCGCGCTCGGCGGTGGACACCGCCACCAGACGCCCCGCCCGCACGAAGGGCGAGATCGTCGCCGACGACGGTACCGGCGGCACCGCGCTGGCCGCGTTCCTCACCGCGAGGAAGTTCGTCTGACCGGCGCCGGCCCACCCCGGCCCCCGGCTCTTTCCCCCTCCCCCTCACATCAGACCCGTTCCCGGCAAGAGGAGTGCATCACCGTGGCCGAGATCCTCGTCCTCGTCGACCACACCGACGGCGCTGTGCGCAAAACGACCCTCGAACTGCTCACCCTGGCACGCCGCCTGGGTGAACCGTCGGCCGTCTTCCTGGGCCCGGGCGCGGACACCGCGACCGAGGCCCTCGGCCGGTACGGCGCACGGAAGATCTACGTCGTGGACGCCCCCGAGGTCCAGGAGTTCCTGGTCACCCCGGCCGTCGACGCCCTCACCGCGATCGCCGCCGGGGCAGCCCCGGCGGCGATCCTGCTGCCCTCGGACCCGGACGCCAAGGAGACCGCCGCCCGGCTCGCGCTCCGCCTGGGGTCGGGGCTCGTCACCGACGCGGTCGACGTCACGGCCGGCCCGGACGGCCCGGTCACCGAGCAGTCCGCGTTCGCGGCGACGTACCAGGTCACCGCGCACGTCACCGAGGGCGTGCCGGTCATCACGGTCAAGCCCAACGCGGTCGCCCCCGAAGCGGCGCCCGTGACACCCGTCGTGGAGAAGCCGGACGTCGTCTTCGGGCCGGCCTCCGCCGCCGTCCGGGTCCTGTCCCGCACCCCGCGCGAGCGGGGCGACCGGCCCGAGCTGACCGAGGCCGACATCGTGGTCTCCGGCGGCCGCGGGGTCAACGGCGCCGAGAACTTCGCGGTGATCGAGCGGGTCGCCGACGCCCTGGGCGCGGCCGTCGGGGCGTCCCGTGCCGCGGTGGACGCCGGCTGGTACCCGCACAGCCACCAGGTGGGGCAGACCGGCACCCAGGTCTCGCCGCAGCTCTACCTCGCCGCCGGCATCTCCGGGGCGATCCAGCACCGCGCGGGTATGCAGACCTCCAAGACGATCGTCGCCGTCAACAAGGACGCGGACGCTCCCCTCTTCGAGCTCGCCGACTACGGCGTGGTGGGGGATCTCTTCCAGGTCCTTCCCCAGCTGGTCGAGGAGATCGAGCGGCGCCGTAGCTGATCCGGGCCCCTCCCGGCCTTCCACCCGGCCATCGATACACCTAAACTGTTTAACTGATTGCATCCATTGACCCGAAGGAGTGCCATGACGAAGATCTGGGTCAACTCGGGGGACTCCCACGTGATGGAACCGGACGACCTGTGGACCGAGGCGCTGCCGCCCCGCCTGGCCGACCGGGCTCCGCGCAGCGAACGCGGCGAGAAGTACGAGGTGCTCTACATCGACGGGGAGCGCATCGACCGCCAGCTCAACGACTTCATGGACGCCATGCGGCCGCCGGGCGCCCGGGACCTCGAGGTCCGGCTCAAGGACCTGGACCAGGAAGGCGTCTGGGGCCAACTGGCCTTCCCCTCCATGGGGTTCTGGCTGCCGTCGATCACCGAGCGGGAGCTCGCCCGGGAGACCGTGCGGGCCTGGAACGACTGGGCGCACTCCGAGGTCCTCGGGAAGAACAAGCGCGTCATCACCCCCGCCTGCGTCTCGACCGCGAACGTCGAGGACGCGGTCACCGAGATCGAGCGGGTGGCCGAAATGGGCTTCCAGTCGGTCTTCCTGCCGTGCGGGACCCGCCCCGGCGAGGAGTACGCCCTCGACCGCTGGGAGCCGCTGTGGACCGCGGCCGAGCGGACCGGGCTGGTGCTCGGCTTCCACATCGGCACCGGCGGCGAGAACGTCGTCTTCCGCGGCCCGGGCGGCGCCGTCGTCAACTACATGGAGACCACCTACCCGGGCATGCGCGTGGTGTCGCACATGGTCGCGGGCGGTGCCCTGGACCGTCACCCGGACCTGAAGATCCTCATCGCGGAGGGCGGCGCGGGCTGGGTGCCGGCCATCGGCGACCGGATGGACGAGGCCTACCGCCAGCACGGCATGTTCGTCCGGCCGAAGCTGGACCGGCTGCCCAGCGAGATCATCAGGCAACAGGTGTACGCCTCCTTCCAGCACGACAAGAGCTCGGTGGAGATCGTCGAGTCGACCGGCTACCGCAACGTGATGTGGGGCGACGACTACCCCCACCTCGAGGGCACCTACGGCCACACCCAGTCCACGCTGCACGAGCTGTTCGACGGTGTGCCCGACGACATCCGCGAGCGTGTCACCCGCGGCACCTTCAACGAGCTCTTCGACCTGCCGGCGCAGACCCCCCAGGAGGCGGCCGTCTGAGCGGCGCCGAGGGCGCCCGCGTCGGACAGGACACCATGTGACCACTCCCCCGCACCCCGAGAACGGGGAACGGCCGTACCCCGAGGACCGGGAACCGTCGTACCCCGAGGACCTGGAACGCCCCGGGCTCGTCCGGACCGGGCGGTCGACGTTCGTCCGGCCCATCCGGCCCGAGGACGCCGACCGCCTGGTGACCTTCGTCGGCGGTCTGTCCCGGGCGACCCTGGCCTACCGTTCCCTCGGCCCGGTGGTCCGCGCCCGTGACGACGTCATCCGGCGCGGCGCGCACGTGGACTACCTCAACGAGCTCGCGCTGGTCGCCCTGGCCGGCGAGGAGATCGCCGGCCTGGTGCGCTACACCCGCGACCCCGAGGAGCCGGAGCACGCCGAGGTCACGTTCACCATCCGCGACGACCACCAGAGCGAGGGCTTCGGCCGGCTGCTGCTTGAACACATCGCGGCGGCCGCGCGGGCCCGGGGCATCCGCGTGCTGGAGGCCGACGTCCTCGCCGACAACACCCGCATGATCAACGTGTTCCTCAGCTCCGGCTACCGGATCGAGACCGGACCGCCCGGCCAGATCATCCACTTCGAGATCGCCATCGACCCGCAGGCCCAGGCCACGGCGCGGGCCGAACGCCGCGAGCACACGGCCGTACGGCGCTCCCTGCGGCCGCTGCTCGAACCGCGCTCGGTGGCGGTGATCGGCGCGAACCGCGACCCCCTGACGATCGGTCACGAGATCGTGGCCAACCTGCTGCGGGGCGGCTTCCGCGGCGGCGTCTTCCCGGTCAACCCGCGGGCCGGGCGCATCGCCGGAGCACGCGCCTACCCCAGCGTGCGGGAGCTTCCCGAACCGCCCGACCTGGCGCTGGTGGCCGTGCGGGCCGAGGCGGTGCCCGGGGTCGTACGGGAGTGCGCGGAGGCCGGGGTCAAGGCGGTGGTCGTCGTCTCGGCCGGTTTCGGGGAGGCCGGCGCCGCGGGGCGGGCGACCGAACTGGAACTGGCCCGCTTCGCCCGCGCCTCCGGGATGCGGCTGGTGGGCCCGAACTGCATGGGCGTGGTCAACACGACGCCCGCGGCCCGGCTGGCCGCGACCTTCTCGCCCGCTCTGCCGACGCCGGGCCGGGTGGCGATGTCCAGCCAGTCCGGGCCGCTGGGGCTCGCGGTGCTCGACTTCGCCCGGCGGCTGCGGCTCGGCTTCTCCGGCTTCGTGTCGGTGGGCCACGCCGTCGACGTGTCGACCAACGACCTCCTTCAGTGGTGGGAGGAGGATCCCGCGACCTCGGTGATCCTGCTGCACGTCGAGACCTTCGGCAATCCGCGCCGCTTCGCCCGGATCGCCCGCCGGGTCGCGCCGCGCAAGCCGATCGTCGCGGTGCACCCCGGCCACGGGGATTCGGCGGTGAGTTCCCTGTTCGCGCAGTCCGGGGTGATCCGCACCCGCAGTCTCCAGGAACTGTTCGACGTGGCGCTGCTGCTGGCCCACCAGCCCCCGCCGCCCGGCAACCGGGTCGCCGTGATCACCAACGCGGGCGGCCCCGCGGCGCTGACCGTCGGCGCGTGCGCGGGCAGCGGCCTGAGCGTGCCCGCACTCGGTGAGCGCACCCGGCGGACGCTGCGGGCGGCCCTCTCGCCCCGGGCGGAGGTCGCCAACCCCGTCGACCTGACTCCGATGGCCACCGCCGCGCACTACCGGCAGGCCCTGGACGCGGTGCTCGCCGACGACGGCATCGACGCCGCCGTCGTGCTGTTCATGCCGCCGCTCGCGGACAAGCCCGACGAGGTCGCCTCGGCGATCCTCGACGCGGCGGCCGCCGCGCCCGCGAAGCCGGTGGTGACCAGTTTCCTCGGCGGCGCGGGCGTCGCCGACCTGCTGCACCGGGACGGCCTGGTCGTACCGACGTACACGTTCCCCGAGGCGGCGGCGACCTCGCTCGGCCACGCGGCGGCCTACCAGGCCTGGCGCGGCACGCCCGCGGGCGTCGTCCCGGATCTCCCGGGGGTGGACACCGACCGAGGCCGCGCTCTCGTCGCCGGGCGGGCGCCGGGTCCCGCGCCCGCACCGCTCGTCGCCGAGCTGCTGGACGCGTACGGCATCGCCGTCGGCGACACCGGTCCCGGCCCCGGCCCGGACGCGTTCCTCTCGGTCAGCGCGGACCCGGTGTTCGGCCCCGTGATCGCCTTCGGCCTGACGGGCGACTACGCCGACCTCATGGCGGACGTCGCCCACCGGGTCACCCCGCTGACCGACCGCGACGCCCGGGAGATGGTCCGCTCGCTGCGGGCGGCTCCCCTGCTGGACGGCCGGGCGGGCGGTGCCGGAGTGGATCTGGCGGCGCTGGAGGAAACCGTTCTGCGGATCTCGGCGATGGTCGAGGACCTGCCCGAGATCGAGTCACTGGAACTGAGGCCGGTACGGCTGCTGCCGCCCGGGCGCGGCATCGCCGTCGCCCGGGCGACGGTCCGGCTGGCGGCCGACAACACCACAGGAGGCGGTCCCCCATGAAGGTGGGCATCTACTTCGATCTGCGCAACCCCCCGCCGTGGCGGCAGAGTTGGTCGCGGGTCTACGGCTTCGCGCTGGAGATGTGCGAGGAGGCGGACCGGCTGGGTCTGGACTCGGTGTGGTTCTCCGAGCACCACGGCTTCGAGGACGGGTACCTCCCGCAGCCGCTCACCATGGCGGCCGCGGTCGCCGCCCGTACCCGGCGGGTGCGCCTGGGCACCGCGGTGATCCCCGCACCGCTGCACGCGGCACCCGAGTTGGCCGAACAGGCCGCGATCGTGGACATCATCAGCGACGGGCGCCTGGACCTCGGGCTCGGCACCGGCTACCGCGTGCCCGAGTACGCGCTGTACGGAGGCGATCTCACCAAGCGCTACTCCACGACCGACCAACGGGTGCGGGAGATCCGGGGCCTGTGGGCGGAGTCCCTGGTCACCCCCGGCCCGGTGCAGGACCCGCTGCCGATCTGGCTCGGCTACCAGGGCCCGCAGGGCGCCCGGCGGGCCGGCCGGCTGGGTACCGGGCTGCTGTCGCTCAACCCCGCCCTGCTGACCCCGTACCGGGACGGACTCGCCGAGAGCGGATACGACCTGTCGACGGCCCGGATGCAGGGCTCGTTCACCACCTTCGTCACCGAGGACCCGGACGGCGACTGGCCGGTGGTGCGCAAGCACCTGGCCTACCAGTGGGACAGCTACCGCCGGTACATGGTCGAGGGCACCGACCAGCCCGCCCCGCGGCCGATCGACCCCGAGAAGTGGCGGGAGAAGGGCCTCCGGTCCACCGGCGTCGGCCAGTTCCTCTACGGCACCCCGCAGGACATCGCCGACGCGATCAAGGGGTACGTCGCCGGACTGCCGGCCGAAGGGGTGTTCCTGTGGGCCTCACTGGCCGGGATGCCCGAGGAGATGGTGGCCCGCCAGGTCCAGCTCATCGCCGGGAAGCTGCGCCCGCTGCTTGCCGATGTCTGATCCGAGGAGTTACGGCATGTCGACGAGTACCGGCGAGCCGGCGGCCACCCCGCCGGGCGGTCACTGGGCGGGAGCGGACTTCCAGGAGCCGCCCCGCACCCCCGGCGGGGTGGCGCTGTGCGGTGCGTGCCGCGTCGCCGGCGCCTGCCGCCTCGGCGTGCAGCACGAGCGGCTCGACGAGGAGGGCGCGGCCCTCTTCGAGCTCACCTGCCCCCGTGATCAGGAGGGCGGCCCCGACGTCGCGCACGGCGGCTGGACGGCTGCCGTGCTGGACGACTGCCTCGGCCATCTCCCGCTGCTCCACCGGGTGTTGAGCGTGACGGCTGAACTGACCGTGAGCTTCGTGAAACCGGTGCCGGTACTGCGGCCGCTGGAGGTGCGGGCCTGGGTCGAGCGGCGGGAGGGCTCGCGCTGGTACATCAGGGGCGAGATGGTGCTGCTGCCGACGCGCGCCGTGCTGGCCCGGGCCTCCGGCATCTGGGTGACCCGGGACCAGGGCCACTTCGCCCGGCACCAGGCGTGGCTGGCCGGCCAGGGCGGCTCCGGTGCCGACACGTCCACGGGCACCGGAGCCGAGTAGTCCTCAGTAGGTCCGCAGCCCCATGCTGCGCGCGATGCCGTTGCGCTGGATCTGGCTGGTCCCGCCGGAGATCGTGGCCACGATCGACTCCCGGTAGCGGAAGCTCATCACGCTCTCCGTGGAGAAGCCGTGGCCCGCGCAGACCTGCATCCCGAGCCGGGCGGCGGCCACGTAGGTCTCCGAACCCTTCAGCTTGGCCATCGAGCCCTCGCGGGTGCACGGCTTGCCCTGGGCGAGCAGCCAGGCGGCCCGGTAGGCGAGCAGCCGGGCGGAGTCGATCTCGGTCTGCAGGTCGGCCATGGCGTGGGCCAGCGCCTGGAAGTTGCCGATCGGACGGCCGAAGGCGTGCCGGGTACGGGAGTACTCCAGCATCTCGTCCAGGGTGGCCTGGGCGGCGCCGAGGTAACCGCCGGTGATGATCACCTTCTCCAGTTCGATGTTGGAGAGCATGACCTTCCAGCCCTCGTCGCGCGGTCCGACCAGGTTCTCCCTGGGCACCAGGGCGTCGTTGAAGAAGACCTCGTTGGTCCCCAGGATGTGCCGGGCCAGGGTGGGCGTGCGGCGCACCTCGACGCCCTTCGTCGAGGGGTCGACGAGCAGCAGGCTGATGCCGCCGTGCTTGGGTTCGCGCGGGCCCGTGCGCACATAGGTGGCGATGGTCGTGTCGGGCAGCCCGCCGCCGGTGCACCACGCCTTCTGGCCGCGGACCACGAAGTGGTCGCCGTGTTCCTCGGCGCTGGTGCGCAGCGCGGCGGCGTCGGACCCGCTGTCCGGTTCGCTGAGTCCGACGGCGAGCCGGTGGCGTCCCGTCATGACCTGCTCGCGGATGAAGGCGCGCTGGGCCTCGTTGCCCCACCGGAACACCGTGATGCCGGGGATGAGCACCCCGATGTAGCACATCGCGACGTCGAAACTGGCCCGTCCCAGCTCTTCGGCGATCAGGATGAGTTCGATCGGCCCGCCGCCGTCCCCACCCTCGTCCTCACTGAAGGGGAGGGAGAACCATCCGAGGTCGGCCATGCCCCCGAACAGCTCGGGGGGTACGACGCCCTCCTCGTCCCACTGCTTCGCCTTCTCGGCCGGACACACGTCGGCGACGAACTGCCGTGCCGTCGCGCGCAACATGTCCTGCTCGTCGGTCAGCCCGAAGTCCACGGCCACTCCTCGCCACCACTAGCTCATTCATCTATCTAATTATTCTATGTTAGCGGATAGGGGAGGAGGAAGGGCGGAGGAGGAGCGAGGAAGGGCGAAGGGCGGAGAGGGACGGCGGGCGCGCCTCAGGCGAAAGGGGTCACGCGGAACAAGGCCACGCAAAAAGGGCCCCCGCAGGCTCTCGCCTGCGAAGACCCTTCGCACCGTCGGGACGACAGGATTTGAACCTGCGACCCCTTGACCCCCAGTCAAGTGCGCTACCAAGCTGCGCCACGTCCCGGTGTCCGTCTGACCTGGGGTTTCCCCTGGCCGAACGTGCAGGGAAACAATACCGCACTCGGGTTGGTGGTCGCGCACCCCTTTCGTGCGGGCCCGAGCCGCACGACCCGTGGCCCGGTCGCCATCAGTCCGCCGGCAACCCCAGCTCGGGGTGGTCCTCGATCAGCCGGGGCGGGGCCGCCTGGTGCCAGGAGTCGGCGAGGATGTCGCGCAGTTCGGCCTCGTCCTCGATGCCGGCGAGGCGGGCCCGCACCCAGGCGAACTGCGCCTCGTGGTCGGCGATCCAGAACTTCGCCGGTTCGGCCAGGACCAGCTCGTCACGCTCCTCCTTGGGGCAGCGCACCGCGAGGGACGTCTCGTCCTCGGGGAGTGTGGCGAACATCTTCCCCGCCACCCGGAACGTGGGCATGTTCCAGGCGGTCTTCTCCGTCGTCTCCGGCAGGGACAGGGCGATACGGCGTACGTCTTCGGCGTCCGGCATGACAGGCACCGTAGCCGCTCGCACTGACAGTCACCTGGCCAGAGGGCGCCCGGCGGCACCGGCGGCCTCGTCCACGGCTGCCGGCAACGCCTTCACGTGCTTGTAGTAGAGCGTCGTCGGCCGCAGGAGCCCGCCCGGTTCCGCCGCGTAGTCCGGGATCACTCCGGCCCGGGTCCAACCGGCCGAGCGGTACAGCGACTCGGCGGGGCTGTCGGTCTCGGTGTCCAGGTGGAGCAGGGTGACACCCGTCGCGGCGGCCGCGGACTCGGCCGTTTCCAGGAGCGTGCGGCCGAGGCCGTGGCCGCGGGCGTCCCGGTGCACCATCAGCTTGACCAGTTCGGCACGGTGCCGGCTGTTGGGTTTGTCGGGAAAGGCCAGACTCACGGTGCCGAGCACCCTGGCCCCGTCGCGCGCCGCCCACACGGCGAGCCGGCCCGTGGCCACCGGCTCGGCACGCCCCCGCCACCACGTGGCGGCCGCCGCGTGGTCGAGCGGCGCGAGGAAACCGACGGAGGCGCCGCCGTCCACGGCGTCGATCAGCAGAGTGGCCAACTCGTCGATGCATTGGGCGAGTTGATCCCCATCCAGTCGGGTCACGGTCACGGCAGCACCACCGCCAGCAGATAGCGCACCCCGGCGGCGTCGGCGCAGCGGAACCGGGTCGGCCCCCAGACGCGAAGCCGCAGACAGTCCCCCGCGTCGAGACGGTGCCCGGCTTCTCCCGCCGTCACCTCGAGCGCCCCCTCCAGCACCCAGATGTGCTGCTCGAGACCGGGCACGGGCGGCCGGTCGTAGGCGATGTCGGCGCCCGCGGAGAGCCGCCCCTCGACGAGCTCACCCCGCAGCCCCTCATGCGGCGGGGACACGGATCGCCGTACGAACCCGGAGGCCCTGTCCTCCCACACCGGCTGCTCGGCGGCCCGCAGCAGCGGCGCCGGGGCCGTCTCGACCTCGCTGAGCAGCTGGGACATGGTCCGGCCGTACACACCGCACAGGCGGTTCAGCAGGGAGGCGGTGGGGCTGATCTCCGCCCGCTCCGCC
It includes:
- a CDS encoding LLM class flavin-dependent oxidoreductase, whose translation is MKVGIYFDLRNPPPWRQSWSRVYGFALEMCEEADRLGLDSVWFSEHHGFEDGYLPQPLTMAAAVAARTRRVRLGTAVIPAPLHAAPELAEQAAIVDIISDGRLDLGLGTGYRVPEYALYGGDLTKRYSTTDQRVREIRGLWAESLVTPGPVQDPLPIWLGYQGPQGARRAGRLGTGLLSLNPALLTPYRDGLAESGYDLSTARMQGSFTTFVTEDPDGDWPVVRKHLAYQWDSYRRYMVEGTDQPAPRPIDPEKWREKGLRSTGVGQFLYGTPQDIADAIKGYVAGLPAEGVFLWASLAGMPEEMVARQVQLIAGKLRPLLADV
- a CDS encoding PaaI family thioesterase is translated as MSTSTGEPAATPPGGHWAGADFQEPPRTPGGVALCGACRVAGACRLGVQHERLDEEGAALFELTCPRDQEGGPDVAHGGWTAAVLDDCLGHLPLLHRVLSVTAELTVSFVKPVPVLRPLEVRAWVERREGSRWYIRGEMVLLPTRAVLARASGIWVTRDQGHFARHQAWLAGQGGSGADTSTGTGAE
- a CDS encoding acyl-CoA dehydrogenase family protein; this encodes MDFGLTDEQDMLRATARQFVADVCPAEKAKQWDEEGVVPPELFGGMADLGWFSLPFSEDEGGDGGGPIELILIAEELGRASFDVAMCYIGVLIPGITVFRWGNEAQRAFIREQVMTGRHRLAVGLSEPDSGSDAAALRTSAEEHGDHFVVRGQKAWCTGGGLPDTTIATYVRTGPREPKHGGISLLLVDPSTKGVEVRRTPTLARHILGTNEVFFNDALVPRENLVGPRDEGWKVMLSNIELEKVIITGGYLGAAQATLDEMLEYSRTRHAFGRPIGNFQALAHAMADLQTEIDSARLLAYRAAWLLAQGKPCTREGSMAKLKGSETYVAAARLGMQVCAGHGFSTESVMSFRYRESIVATISGGTSQIQRNGIARSMGLRTY
- a CDS encoding MmcQ/YjbR family DNA-binding protein, coding for MPDAEDVRRIALSLPETTEKTAWNMPTFRVAGKMFATLPEDETSLAVRCPKEERDELVLAEPAKFWIADHEAQFAWVRARLAGIEDEAELRDILADSWHQAAPPRLIEDHPELGLPAD
- a CDS encoding N-acetyltransferase family protein yields the protein MTVTRLDGDQLAQCIDELATLLIDAVDGGASVGFLAPLDHAAAATWWRGRAEPVATGRLAVWAARDGARVLGTVSLAFPDKPNSRHRAELVKLMVHRDARGHGLGRTLLETAESAAAATGVTLLHLDTETDSPAESLYRSAGWTRAGVIPDYAAEPGGLLRPTTLYYKHVKALPAAVDEAAGAAGRPLAR
- a CDS encoding helix-turn-helix domain-containing protein, translating into MRREATPDPPEANSAPLPDPVPVPRSVDAVRLDARLDTRLGARLAELRAERGWSLGELAERSGVSRSTLSRAERAEISPTASLLNRLCGVYGRTMSQLLSEVETAPAPLLRAAEQPVWEDRASGFVRRSVSPPHEGLRGELVEGRLSAGADIAYDRPPVPGLEQHIWVLEGALEVTAGEAGHRLDAGDCLRLRVWGPTRFRCADAAGVRYLLAVVLP